A single region of the Musa acuminata AAA Group cultivar baxijiao chromosome BXJ1-11, Cavendish_Baxijiao_AAA, whole genome shotgun sequence genome encodes:
- the LOC135596549 gene encoding ankyrin repeat-containing protein At5g02620-like has protein sequence MDPRLEEAAYAGDLTLLRRLLQEDRLLLHRQAIAAAHLSDSPLHIAASLGHSDLVREILAVNPELAHGRNSEGLSALHLAAAQGHLSVVNELLQYAAAANLCLATDNDGFMPAHTAALQGRLDVLTVLLDACPESARAVTSQGDSILHLTVKSNSFETVQFLLNRTDENDELLNSGDAKGNTVLHLAVARKQLQTVKLLLGRRGIEVNATNMRGDTVLDMLLDSPCQHGDLLLGELIRAAGGRTTAEEGKTRPKSSPGDARASATVASHRSRPNRSEPKEKYNNKPATLMLVATLIATITFAAGLNPPGGFKQKDDGGATPPNAEVNIDGSSSEGEAVLKYDLELFLLFDTFGLFASLSIILLLICCVPRQTKMVTGILKWILWLAVFSTALAFSTAIVRIFSYQLCTVILLMSWFGILSLFMIWVCFRAIRYLLRKGGCWKKNDGEGESQGGPTRAVAICTKIVVGALMIIIFGVVLIVNYLVFVYILNMSNNRII, from the exons ATGGATCCGAGACTAGAGGAAGCAGCTTATGCGGGAGACCTCACTTTGTTGCGGCGTTTGCTACAAGAAGACCGGCTCCTGCTCCACAGGCAAGCCATCGCCGCGGCTCACCTGTCGGACAGCCCCCTCCACATCGCTGCATCGCTCGGCCACTCCGACCTGGTCCGGGAGATCCTCGCCGTAAACCCGGAGCTCGCGCATGGCCGCAACAGCGAAGGCCTTTCCGCATTGCACCTGGCCGCTGCCCAAGGCCACTTATCCGTGGTGAACGAGCTGCTGCAGTACGCAGCCGCTGCCAATCTCTGCTTGGCGACCGACAACGATGGTTTCATGCCCGCCCACACTGCAGCCTTACAAGGCAGGCTTGATGTATTGACAGTGTTACTGGATGCGTGCCCGGAGTCCGCGCGAGCTGTGACATCGCAAGGTGACTCCATCCTTCATCTTACTGTGAAATCAAACAGCTTCGAGACCGTACAGTTCTTGCTGAACAGAACAGATGAAAACGATGAGCTGCTCAACTCCGGAGATGCGAAAGGCAACACCGTCCTGCACCTTGCTGTGGCCAGAAAACAGCTCCAG ACCGTGAAGTTGCTTCTGGGAAGACGAGGTATCGAAGTTAACGCCACAAACATGAGAGGCGACACCGTCCTTGATATGCTATTGGATTCACCCTGCCAACATGGAGATCTATTGTTGGGAGAACTGATTCGGGCAGCAGGAGGAAGAACCACCGCAGAAGAAGGGAAGACTCGGCCGAAATCGTCACCGGGTGATGCCAGAGCCTCTGCCACTGTCGCGTCACACAGAAGCCGACCAAATCGTTCTGAACCTAAAGAAAAGTACAACAACAAACCAGCAACACTAATGTTGGTGGCGACGTTGATCGCCACCATCACATTCGCAGCTGGGCTGAACCCCCCTGGTGGGTTTAAGCAGAAAGATGATGGTGGGGCGACTCCCCCCAATGCAGAAGTCAACATTGATGGGAGTTCAAGTGAAGGGGAGGCAGTTCTAAAATATGATCTCGAGTTATTCCTGCTGTTCGACACGTTCGGGTTGTTTGCATCCTTGAGCATCATCCTCTTGTTGATATGTTGTGTGCCCAGACAGACTAAAATGGTGACGGGAATCCTAAAGTGGATTCTATGGCTGGCGGTGTTCTCGACGGCATTAGCATTCTCGACCGCCATTGTGCGAATATTTTCCTATCAGCTCTGCACTGTCATCCTTCTCATGAGTTGGTTCGGAATTCTCAGTCTCTTCATGATTTGGGTGTGCTTTAGAGCGATCAGATACTTGTTGCGCAAAGGTGGATGCTGGAAGAAGAATGATGGAGAAGGAGAAAGTCAGGGGGGCCCCACAAGGGCCGTTGCCATCTGCACGAAGATTGTGGTGGGCGCGttgatgataattatttttgGAGTAGTTCTTATTGTAAATTATTTAGTGTttgtttatatattaaatatgtcaaataatagaataatatga